CCTTGGGTGGTGTGCTGACCATTTACGAATGAAAAATATTGTTCGCCATAACCCTTTTGTGAATGTGTCATTGCCACCTCAATGTCCTCTCCCTTTAGATGCATAACGGGATAAACAATTTTAGAGTCGATATTTTGGTCTAATAAATCCTTAAGTCCATTTTCAGAATAGAACTTCTCTCCATTATAAATTATAGTTAAACCTGGATTAAGGTAACAGTAGTTCCAAAGCATTTTTTCCACATACTCATTAAGAAAGCGGAAATTACCAAAAATGGTATTGTCAGGAATAAAAGTAACTTTAGTACCCTTTCTATTAGAAGTACTTTCAATTGGTGCATCATTGATGATAACACCATTTTCAAATTCTGCTAGTTTACTTTGTTCTTCTCTAACACTTTGAATTTTGAAATAGCTAGAAAGTGCATTAACAGCTTTAGTACCTACACCATTCAGTCCAACTGATTTTTTAAAGGCTTTAGAATCGTATTTAGCTCCTGTATTTATTTTAGATACACAATCGATAACTTTTCCTAGAGGTATGCCACGACCATAATCTCTTATAGTGACTTTTTTATCTCGGATAGAAACTTCAATAGTTTTTCCATTACCCATCACATACTCATCAATGGAATTATCGATGACTTCTTTGATAAGGATATATATACCATCATCAGCAGATGAGCCATCTCCTAGCTTACCAATGTACATTCCAGGGCGAAGACGGATATGCTCTTTCCAGTCTAAGGAACGAATGTTGTCTTCTGTATACTGATTTTCTGCCATTGATTAGCTTTAGTTCTTGGTGTTATAAAAAAGGATTGTAAAATTAAAAAAGACTATTCAAAATCACTTCTAAATGGCTCAACTTTATTAACAGAGTTTTCAACTAAGAAAACGTATCTTTGAAACTTAATTTTGGCACTATGATTGAATATCTATTTTCATACAAAAATGCACACAAACACTTCATTGATATTGATTTAAAAGTCAAGACTAGAGGCGAAAAATCACTTTCATTTCAACTTCCAGCTTGGAGACCCGGTAGATATGAGTTAGCAGACTTTGCAAAAAACATCCAAAAATGGAACGCTTTTGATGAAAATGGAAATGAAATACCATTCAGAAAAATTACTAAAGACCTTTGGGAAGTCGCCTGTGATGGTGTTGAAGAAGTGACCATTACCTACAACTATTATGCAAATGTTCTTGATGCTGGTTCATCGTATTTAGACCAAAACCAGTTGTACGTCAATCCAGTAAACTGCTGTATGTATGTAGTAGGGAGAGAAAATGAAAAATATAGTCTTGAACTAGATATACCAAATGACTATCAAATTGCTTGTGGTATTAAAGAAAATAACGGCACACTTGTAGCCGAAAATTTTGATGTATTGGCGGAATCTCCCTTTATTGCTTCAAACAGTATGCAATACGTCAGTTACGAAGTAGAAGGTGTTACTTACCATATATGGATTCAAGGACCTTGCCATCCTAAGCTAGATAAATTATCCGCTGACTTCAAGGCTTTTACTATTGAGCAAGTCAAAAATTTTGGCAGCTTACCTGTCAATGATTATCATTTTTTGTTTCAAATCACCCCTTACAGAAGTTATCATGGAGTAGAGCATACCAATTCAACTGTTATCTTGATGGGTAATGTCGAAGATGTTTTTGAAAAACAATACGACAACATTTTAGGCATTTGTTCTCACGAATTGTATCACACCTGGAACATCAAGGCTATTCGACCAAAGGAGATGTTGCCTTATGATTACAGCAAGGAAAATTACTCAAGACTAGGCTATGTGGCTGAAGGGGTAACTACCTACATGGGAGATTTGATGTTAAAACGAAGTGGTGTATTTAATTGGCAACAATTTCTAAAAACTCAAGATGAAAACCTAAAACGTCATTATGAAAACGATGGTAGACACAATATGTCAGTTGCTGATAGTGGTTTTGATTCATGGCTAGACGGCTATTCTCTAGGAATACCCAATAGAAAAACTTCCATTTATGCTGATGGCGCTTTGAATATGCTGATGATTGATTTATTTATCATAGAAAATTCTGACGGCAAATATTCACTCAATGATGTCATGAAACGATTGTATGATGAGTATTCAATTACTGGATATACAGAAGATGACTTTCAACAACTTTGTGTTGAGTACGGTGGCTTGAAAGTAAGTGAAGTGTTCAGCAATCACATTTATGGAATAGAAGATTATACAAACAGTTTAAAATCAGCCCTAGAGGTTGTTGGCTTTGAATTGGTAAAAATTAATAACCCCAACTTAAGCGCCGATAAGTTTGGTTTTATATCCATAGTAGATAATGGTAAACACATCATTAAAAAAGTTCAAAATAACAGTATTGCCGATGCTAATGGCATTGCTGTTGATGATGAAGTAATGAGTATTAATGGTATTGAAACCAAAGACAAAACAATGAATGACTTACTTAGTGATAGCACAGGAACAGTGAGCATTAAAATAAAGAAACGATTTGGCATTAGTGAAATGGATTTAGAATGTGGTCACTACTACCCTATTTATCAGCTACAAAAGCTAGAAAATGCCGATGACAAACAATTACTATACAGAACCGTTTGGGCTAAATAATTTAACTATGGCTACCTTTAAAAATTACTTATCACTTATCAAGTTTAGTCATACTATTTTTGCTTTACCATTTGCTCTAATTGGTTTCTTTTTAGCCAGTAAGGAGTATGGTTTTGAATGGCACACTTTAATTTATGTACTCTTATGTATGCTATTTGCTCGTTCAGCAGCTATGGCGTTCAATCGTTACATCGACAGAGATATAGATTTGGACAACCCTAGGACAGCACAAGTTCGAGAAATTCCAAACGGTACAATTAAGCCAAAATCGGCTTTACTATTTGTTATTTTTAACAGTTTAGCTTTTGTAGCTACAACCTACTTTATCAATACACTTTGTTTTTACCTTTCGCCCATTGCCTTATTGGTTATTTTAGGATATAGTTATACCAAACGGTTTACGGCCTTATGTCATTTAGTATTAGGTCTAGGATTATCATTAGCTCCAATAGGTGCATTTCTAGCAGTATCGGCTCAATTTTCATTAGTACCTCTATTATTTTCTGTTGCAGTGCTATTTTGGGTAGCAGGTTTTGACATTATCTATTCTTTGCAAGATGATAAATTTGATAGCGCACATCAATTACATTCAATTCCAGTAGCCTTAGGTCGAAAAAATGCACTCCTGTTGAGTCGTTTTTTACACCTTGTTACAGCAGCTAGTTTATTTTACGCAGGACAACTATTAGAAACCCAATATTTGTATTGGATAGGTTTCGTAATATTTACATTATTACTGTTCTACCAACACAGTTTGGTATCAGAAAAAAACCTCTCTAAAGTCAATTTAGCTTTCTTTACTACAAATGGAATTGCCTCTATTATTTTTGGTGCATTTGTCATTTTAGGACTACTCTTCTAAATCCTCATTTTTTTCTTAATTTCGCCTCATCAAACCCCAAGATTTATGGCTACTAAGAAATCCGATACTCAAGAACTGACTTTCAATGATTTTAAATCTTCTGTTTTAAGAGATTATAAAATAGCTTGTGAAAGTAGAGAGATGAGTTTGATGGGTCGTAGAGAAGTTCTTTCTGGTAAAGGTAGCTTTGGTATTTTTGGCGATGGTAAAGAGTTAGCCCAAATTGCTTTGGCAAGATGCTTCAAGAAAGGCGATTTTCGCTCAGGATATTACCGTGACCAAACGCTCATGATGGCACTCGGCGAATTAACAGTACAACAATTTTTTGCTGCTTTGTACGGTCACGCCGATATTGATGCCGAACCACAATCTGGTGGACGACAAATGGTAGCTCACTTTTCTACTCAGTCCTTAAATGAAGATGGTAGCTGGAAGAATTTGACTGAGCAATACAATTCTGCATCTGATATTTCGTGTACTGCTGGACAAATGCCTCGATTGGTAGGTTTGGCACAAGCCTCCAAAGTATTTAGAGAAAATAAGTTGCTAAAAGAATGGACGAGTTTTTCTAAAAATGGCAATGAAATTGCTTGGGGTACTATTGGCAATGCCTCAACTTCAGAAGGACATTTTTTTGAAGCCATTAACGCCGCTGGTGTACTACAAATACCTATGGTTGTTTCCGTATGGGACGATGGTTATGGTATTTCTGTACATAGCAAACACCAAACCACTAAAGAAAATATTTCTGAAATTCTAAAGGGTTTTCAAAGAGATAAAAAAGATAAAGGTTTTGAAATAATTAAAGTTAAGGGTTGGGACTACCCTGCTCTGATAGAAGCTTATGAAAAAGCTGAAAAATTAGCTAGAAAAGAACACCTACCTGTTTTGGTACACGTTACTGAAATGACTCAACCACAAGGTCATTCTACTTCTGGCTCTCACGAAAGATATAAGTCGAAAGAGCGGCTTCAATGGGAAAACGATTACGATTGTATAGAGTTATTTAAAGAATGGTTAATTGCCAATTCTATTGCATCAGACGATGAGTTAACACAAATGAGAGCCGATATCAAAAAAGAGGTTTCTAAACAAAAAAATATGGCTTGGAAAGCCTATCAGAATCCTATCCTTGAAGAACTCAATCAGGCTGTTGTCTTATTGGATAAGCTAATAGATGAAAGTCCAAATGGTGTGTTTATAAAGCCTATTAAAGAACAATTAGAATTTGATGCTAAACTAAACCCCCACAGAAAAAATATTTTTGGTGCTATTCGTTCCGCCTTACGTATTGTTAGAGGTGAAGACACCAATGCTAAGGCACAGCTTAAGCAAATGCTATCGGATTGGAATACACAAAACCAAGAAAGATACAGTTCACACCTATACAGTCAATCTGAACAATCTATTCTTAAAGTTAAAGAAGTTAGCCCTACTTACAATGAACAATCTGAAGAAGTGGACGCTAGAGTCATTTTAAGAGATAACTTCGAACGTATTTTGGCTGATAAGCCTGAGGTACTGATTTTTGGCGAAGATAGCGGTCAGATTGGTGGTGTTAATCAAGGGT
This DNA window, taken from Flavobacteriales bacterium, encodes the following:
- a CDS encoding M61 family metallopeptidase; its protein translation is MIEYLFSYKNAHKHFIDIDLKVKTRGEKSLSFQLPAWRPGRYELADFAKNIQKWNAFDENGNEIPFRKITKDLWEVACDGVEEVTITYNYYANVLDAGSSYLDQNQLYVNPVNCCMYVVGRENEKYSLELDIPNDYQIACGIKENNGTLVAENFDVLAESPFIASNSMQYVSYEVEGVTYHIWIQGPCHPKLDKLSADFKAFTIEQVKNFGSLPVNDYHFLFQITPYRSYHGVEHTNSTVILMGNVEDVFEKQYDNILGICSHELYHTWNIKAIRPKEMLPYDYSKENYSRLGYVAEGVTTYMGDLMLKRSGVFNWQQFLKTQDENLKRHYENDGRHNMSVADSGFDSWLDGYSLGIPNRKTSIYADGALNMLMIDLFIIENSDGKYSLNDVMKRLYDEYSITGYTEDDFQQLCVEYGGLKVSEVFSNHIYGIEDYTNSLKSALEVVGFELVKINNPNLSADKFGFISIVDNGKHIIKKVQNNSIADANGIAVDDEVMSINGIETKDKTMNDLLSDSTGTVSIKIKKRFGISEMDLECGHYYPIYQLQKLENADDKQLLYRTVWAK
- a CDS encoding UbiA family prenyltransferase; translated protein: MATFKNYLSLIKFSHTIFALPFALIGFFLASKEYGFEWHTLIYVLLCMLFARSAAMAFNRYIDRDIDLDNPRTAQVREIPNGTIKPKSALLFVIFNSLAFVATTYFINTLCFYLSPIALLVILGYSYTKRFTALCHLVLGLGLSLAPIGAFLAVSAQFSLVPLLFSVAVLFWVAGFDIIYSLQDDKFDSAHQLHSIPVALGRKNALLLSRFLHLVTAASLFYAGQLLETQYLYWIGFVIFTLLLFYQHSLVSEKNLSKVNLAFFTTNGIASIIFGAFVILGLLF
- a CDS encoding transketolase, with protein sequence MATKKSDTQELTFNDFKSSVLRDYKIACESREMSLMGRREVLSGKGSFGIFGDGKELAQIALARCFKKGDFRSGYYRDQTLMMALGELTVQQFFAALYGHADIDAEPQSGGRQMVAHFSTQSLNEDGSWKNLTEQYNSASDISCTAGQMPRLVGLAQASKVFRENKLLKEWTSFSKNGNEIAWGTIGNASTSEGHFFEAINAAGVLQIPMVVSVWDDGYGISVHSKHQTTKENISEILKGFQRDKKDKGFEIIKVKGWDYPALIEAYEKAEKLARKEHLPVLVHVTEMTQPQGHSTSGSHERYKSKERLQWENDYDCIELFKEWLIANSIASDDELTQMRADIKKEVSKQKNMAWKAYQNPILEELNQAVVLLDKLIDESPNGVFIKPIKEQLEFDAKLNPHRKNIFGAIRSALRIVRGEDTNAKAQLKQMLSDWNTQNQERYSSHLYSQSEQSILKVKEVSPTYNEQSEEVDARVILRDNFERILADKPEVLIFGEDSGQIGGVNQGLEGLQQKFGELRVSDTGIREATILGQGIGMAMRGLRPIAEIQYLDYLLYCFQGLSDDLATLHYRTKGQQKAPLIIRTRGHRLEGIWHSGSPLGMMLNGLRGMHVLVPRNMTKAAGFYNTLLASDEPAIVIECLNGYRLKEKLPANLGEFTIPVGIPEITKQGSDITLVTYGSTWRLVSEAAKELEKVEISCEVIDVQSLLPFDIKHSIVESLKKTNKVVFIDEDVSAGATAYMMQKVLEEQKGYFYLDSEPKTISAKDHRPAYGEDGDYFSKPNADDIFESVYAIMHDHNPTQYPTL